The Antarctobacter heliothermus genome includes a window with the following:
- a CDS encoding L,D-transpeptidase family protein has translation MGIMSAFLSGCASKFRSYGGPEVTRVRLYKGQRLLVLDGGDGVLQTYPVGLGFAPEGHKQFEGDGRTPEGAYLVDKRNPESTYHLSVGISYPNEADIAFAEAQGRSPGGDIFIHGGPRPGIEPTDVHDWTAGCIAVTDRQIEDIYAMVKDGTPIHIFA, from the coding sequence ATGGGCATCATGTCCGCCTTTCTGTCCGGCTGTGCCAGCAAGTTCCGCAGCTATGGCGGACCCGAGGTGACCCGTGTTCGGCTTTACAAGGGGCAGCGCTTGCTTGTTCTCGACGGAGGCGATGGCGTATTGCAAACCTATCCGGTCGGGCTGGGTTTCGCGCCCGAGGGTCACAAGCAATTTGAGGGAGACGGTCGGACCCCGGAGGGCGCCTACTTAGTCGATAAGCGCAACCCTGAAAGCACCTATCATCTTTCAGTTGGCATCTCTTATCCGAACGAGGCCGACATTGCCTTTGCCGAAGCGCAGGGCCGATCCCCAGGGGGCGACATCTTCATCCATGGTGGTCCACGACCCGGCATCGAGCCGACGGACGTCCACGACTGGACAGCTGGCTGCATCGCAGTCACAGATCGGCAGATCGAGGACATCTATGCAATGGTGAAGGACGGAACACCTATCCACATCTTTGCATGA